From the Equus przewalskii isolate Varuska chromosome 19, EquPr2, whole genome shotgun sequence genome, one window contains:
- the LOC139077371 gene encoding protein eyes shut homolog gives MNGSTWHVIKAGRVGAEGYLDLDGKTVTEKAKAEMNSLDTNTDFYIGGVSSLNLVNPMAIANEPVGFQGCIREVIINNQELQLTELGAKGGSNVGDCDGTACGYNVCRNRGECVVNGTTFSCQCSPPWAGNTCEQSAYCLNNLCLHQSLCVPDQSSSYRCLCTLGWEGRYCENKISFSTAKFMGNSYIKYIDPDYRMRNHHFTTVSLNFSTTETEGLIVWIGKAQNEENDFLAIGLHNQSLKIAVNLGESISVPVIYSNGTFCCNKWHHVIVSQNQTLIKAYLDDNLILSEDIDPHKKFVALNYDGISYLGGFEYGRKVNTVTQEIFKRDFVGKIKDVFFQDSKKIELIKSEGYNVYNGDEQN, from the coding sequence ATGAATGGAAGTACTTGGCATGTAATTAAAGCAGGAAGAGTTGGTGCAGAAGGCTACTTGGATCTGGATGGGAAAACTGTAACAGAAAAAGCCAAGGCTGAAATGAACTCCCTGGACACAAATACTGACTTCTATATAGGAGGAGTGTCATCCTTAAATCTTGTAAATCCCATGGCAATAGCAAATGAACCTGTAGGTTTTCAAGGTTGTATCCGAGAAGTAATTATAAATAATCAAGAACTACAGTTAACTGAATTAGGAGCAAAAGGTGGTTCAAATGTAGGTGACTGTGATGGGACAGCCTGTGGGTACAACGTGTGCAGAAATAGGGGTGAATGTGTAGTAAACGGCACGACTTTTTCTTGCCAATGTTCGCCACCTTGGGCTGGAAATACATGTGAACAGTCTGCGTACTGTTTGAATAATCTTTGTCTCCACCAGTCTCTGTGTGTACCCGACCAGTCTTCTTCTTACCGTTGTTTGTGTACTTTAGGTTGGGAGGGAAGGTATtgtgaaaacaaaatttcattttcaactgCAAAATTTATGGGTAATTCTTACATTAAATACATTGATCCGGATTACAGAATGAGAAACCATCACTTCACTACTGTATCCTTAAATTTTAGTACTACTGAAACAGAAGGCTTAATTGTATGGATAGGGAAGgctcaaaatgaagaaaatgattttctggCAATTGGTCTCCATAATCAGTCCTTAAAAATTGCAGTTAACTTAGGAGAAAGCATCTCTGTACCTGTGATTTATAGCAATGGCACATTCTGTTGTAATAAATGGCACCATGTAATTGTATCTCAAAATCAGACTCTTATTAAGGCCTACCTAGATGACAATCTAATTCTCTCCGAGGATATCGATCCACACAAAAAATTTGTTGCTCTAAACTATGATGGTATTAGTTATCTAGGTGGCTTTGAATATGGTCGAAAGGTAAATACTGTTACTCAAGAGATTTTCAAGAGAGATTTTGTTGGCAaaattaaagatgtattttttcaggattcaaaaaaaattgagttaattAAGTCAGAAGGATACAATGTTTATAATGGAGATGAACAAAATTAG